The Coriobacteriia bacterium genome includes the window GCAGGCGGCCCAGAGCGCAGGAGGTGTCACGACTGCGCCCGACATGGTCACAGGACTCATCTTTGCAATCGTCCTGGCGTTCTTGACCGCGTACAGCTACTCAGAGCTGGCGCGTATCTACCCGAACGCCGGCACGGGGTCGAGCTACTACTACGCTGAGGCCGCGCTGCTTGACAAGGACAAGCCGCAGCATCGCAAGTTCGCTCGCCTCGCAAAGGTCTCTCTCGGCTGGATCAGCCACCTCTACTACTGGATCTATCCGGGCATCATGGTTGCCTACACGGCGACTCTGGCCGGCTACTTGTGGACCACCATTACCGGGCAGGCGCTCTCGTTCCCGATACTTGCCGTGCTAGCTATCGTGTTCGCCGTACTCACTGGCGCTATCGCCTACCGCGGCATGTCGGGTTCCACCAACACCGCACTTGTGATCACGATCATCCAGCTCGCGGCAATCGTGGCCTTCACCGTGTTCTGTATCTACTTCCGCATGACGCACCCCGGACTGCACTACGAGCAGGCTAGCGCCGCGTCGATCTTCATCCCGCACAACCTGATCAACGTGATCTACCAGTCGACAATCGCCATCCTGCTCCTCGTCGGCTTTGAGGCGGTCACCGCGCTTGGCGCCGAGGCCATCAACCCCGACCGCGACATCAAGCTCGGCGTTCTGATCTCGCTCGCCATCCAGGCCCTTCTCGCCTACATGGCCCAGTACTTCGGCGCCAACTTCATCATCGCCCAGGAGACCATCACGGCGAAGACGGCAGCTGGCGCACAGGTCGCAGGTTACGCCGCAGCCGCTATCGACTCGGCGCCGATCGGCACCATGCTCACGCACACGGTCAACACCGTGTTTGGTGGAGCTGGCACCGCAGTCGCCGTGCTCTTCGCTCTCACCGTCCTGCTCGCGCTCATCGGCACGACGCTCGCCAGCCTCAACGCGGGCGTCCGCATTACCTACTCCATGGCTCGCGACAAGGAAGTCCCCAGCATCCTGGGTCTCCTGCACGGCCAGTTCGCCACTCCTCACGCAGGCATCTGGATGCTTGTGGGTGTATCCGCTCTGCTCGGCGTGTACGGGGTGTGGAGCGTCGACACCGTCACTCAGATCACGCTCGCCTCTAACTTCGGCACGTTCCTCGTCTACGGTGCGTCGTGCTTGGTAACGATCGTTGCCTTCGCGAGCCACAAGGACAGGAACCTATTCAAGCACTACGTCGTGCCGGGAGTCGGCATGCTGATGAACATCGCCGAGCTCATAGGCATCGTCTACCTGGCCATCATGGCCGGTGGCTCCACCAGCATCGACGCTTGGATCGCCATCGGTATCGTGGCTGTATGGATGGTGCTCGGAGTGGTCTGGATGGCTCTCAACCCAGCCACCAAGGGCCAGCCGATGATCGCCGATCCCAAGGCCGCCTAGCACGGCAAGAGGGCA containing:
- a CDS encoding APC family permease; protein product: MAEMKRTLTLTGVTVNAMSFIAPGAFLWTTFQLQAAQSAGGVTTAPDMVTGLIFAIVLAFLTAYSYSELARIYPNAGTGSSYYYAEAALLDKDKPQHRKFARLAKVSLGWISHLYYWIYPGIMVAYTATLAGYLWTTITGQALSFPILAVLAIVFAVLTGAIAYRGMSGSTNTALVITIIQLAAIVAFTVFCIYFRMTHPGLHYEQASAASIFIPHNLINVIYQSTIAILLLVGFEAVTALGAEAINPDRDIKLGVLISLAIQALLAYMAQYFGANFIIAQETITAKTAAGAQVAGYAAAAIDSAPIGTMLTHTVNTVFGGAGTAVAVLFALTVLLALIGTTLASLNAGVRITYSMARDKEVPSILGLLHGQFATPHAGIWMLVGVSALLGVYGVWSVDTVTQITLASNFGTFLVYGASCLVTIVAFASHKDRNLFKHYVVPGVGMLMNIAELIGIVYLAIMAGGSTSIDAWIAIGIVAVWMVLGVVWMALNPATKGQPMIADPKAA